In Rissa tridactyla isolate bRisTri1 chromosome 8, bRisTri1.patW.cur.20221130, whole genome shotgun sequence, one genomic interval encodes:
- the LOC128913821 gene encoding testis-expressed protein 2-like isoform X2, whose product MSCPSTGSSMAPRASRNSLEGAQPTVMGSPGAPRSCSVAHGDADGQGRIGAGTCYALRWHGAELPPPIPSAAPAPSAMRAMADQAAVAADASPTLAPSPGSPRCGDTDGLMLHPTGNREDGGSRDGCGLIFAMDGDMKPLPSPQPGGMLLADLPRAPQPRLSPAKSRTAPSSPSVSPSESRAALLRLREARLEDTKRRLSEAVQEPLSRLSRLMAEESSPMSRAKAGTRGQEMGGHGAGGRRVRDWSPWEPTLNCRYEICSYGDVIQVVEVAQRDAEPQLPSPEEPPPARPGGTVPGRALASVALLAYGYFILPLPPYAAGLCLGLICGLVLGFLAILLFMPKPPPTARVPRGRLRPELLVGEPWETHHLQGWMNQLHVYDPELFHPSLTHSVLATLDGATLKLSYPKSNIPRRATFEEEILDAVFISHRYYDLTDAKVFLCPPSLARKRMWNKKYPICILLPDPADVECRSSEEHDAELQRDEGMKKVSVPGQDVPGDCRERYLYLFGRTGREKEEWYQHLVRASRGTPSSSHGEARGGVGPAPQSSGSSSGGSAEDIPSAIPSKDLEGSVQQIFLDYSTYMARFVPAQAGGSPDQSPSHGALGSPTPTKGLAASVPPQLGEDPARRSEPCMAWMNALVGRIFWDFLREPYWAEQVSNKIQKKLSKIKLPYFMNELTLTELDMGTSIPSILSASSPTVNDRGLWVDMEVTYSSSLQMTLETKMNLCKLGKESAAEESGPAETGGEGARPRLILLADSDAESSSAGSSDEEDVATAEPMGALGERVPPPGTEGHISGNSTSRKILRFVDKIAKSKYFQKATENEFIKKKIEEVSNTPLLLTVEVQELAGTLAVNIPPPPTDRIWYSFRVPPQLELKVRPKLGEREVTFLHVTEWIEKKLQHEFQKILVMPNMDDLIIPIMHSGLDPQPPTGGPPRDLPARGEKRP is encoded by the exons ATGAGCTGCCCATCCACTGGCAGCTCCATGGCCCCAAGGGCATCCCGAAATAGTCTGGAAGGTGCCCAGCCCACAGTGATGGGGTCCCCGGGGGCACCCCGCTCCTGCTCGGTGGCTCATGGTGATGCTGACGGGCAAGGCAGGATCGGGGCAGGGACATGCTATGCCTTGAGGTGGCACGGAGCTGAGCTGCCTCCTCCCATTCCTTCGGCAGCACCGGCACCGTCGGCAATGCGAGCGATGGCAGACCAGGCTGCGGTGGCAGCAGACGCCTCTCCAACCCTGGCACCGTCCCCGGGCTCACCTCGGTGCGGGGACACCGATGGGCTAATGCTCCATCCCACCGGCAACAGGGAGGACGGCGGCAGCCGGGATGGCTGCGGGCTCATTTTCGCCATGGATGGGGACATGAAACCTCTCCCCTCGCCCCAGCCCGGGGGGATGCTCCTGGCCGACCTCCCACgggccccccagccccggctgagCCCAGCCAAGTCCCGCACGGCCCCGTCCTCCCCCAGCGTATCCCCGTCAGAGAGCCGCGCTGCCTTGCTCCGGCTGCgggaggccaggctggaggacACCAAGAGACGGCTGTCGGAGGCCGTGCAGGAGCCCCTCAGCCGGCTCAGCCGGCTCATGGCCGAGGAGAGCAGCCCCATGTCCCGGGCAAAAGCGGGCACCAGGGGTCAGGAGATGgggggccatggggctgggggacgcCGGGTACGGGACTGGAGCCCCTGGGAGCCCACCCTGAACTGCCGCTATGAGATCTGCTCCTACGGGGATGTGATCCAGGTGGTGGAGGTGGCACAGAGGGATGCTGAGCCCCAGCTGCCATCCCCCGAGGAGCCACCGCCAGCACGGCCGGGGGGCACGGTGCCAGGCAGAGCCCTCGCCTCCGTCGCCCTCCTTGCCTACGGCTACTTCATCCTGCCGCTGCCACCCTATGCTGCCGGCCTCTGCCTGGGGCTCATCTGTGGGCTGGTGCTGGGCTTCCTCGCCATCCTCCTCTTCATGCCAAAGCCTCCGCCGACGGCACGGGTACCACGGGGCCGCCTGCGCCCTGAGCTGCTCGTGGGGGAGCCATGGGAAACCCACCACCTCCAG gGCTGGATGAACCAGCTGCACGTCTACGACCCCGAGCTTTTCCACCCCTCGCTGACGCACTCGGTGCTCGCCACGCTGGACGGGGCCACCCTCAAGCTCTCCTACCCCAAGAGCAACATCCCGCGCCGAGCCACCTTCGAGGAGGAAATCCTCGACGCCGTCTTCATCAGCCACCGCTACTACGACCTGACTGATGCCAAG GTcttcctctgcccccccagcctggcccgaAAGCGGATGTGGAACAAGAAATACCCCATCTGCATCCTCCTCCCTGATCCAGCAGACGTGGAGTGCAGAAGCAGTGAGGAGCACGATGCGGAGCTGCagagggatgaagggatgaagAAGGTGTCGGTGCCGGGGCAGGACGTCCCCGGGGACTGCAGGGAGAGGTACCTGTACCTCTTTGGGCGaacggggagggagaaggaggagtgGTACCAGCACCTCGTGCGAGCCTCCCGTGggacccccagcagcagccacggAGAAGCCAGGGGAG GCGTGGGACCAGCTCCgcagagcagcggcagcagcagtggAGGCAGTGCCGAGGACATCCCCTCCGCCATCCCGTCCAAGGACCTGGAGGGAAGCGTACAACAGATTTTCCTGGATTACAGCACCTACATGGCCCGATTTGTGCCAGCGCAGGCGGGGGGCAGCCCGGACCAGAGCCCCTCTCACGGAGCACTGGGCAGCCCCACGCCCACCAAG GGGCTCGCGGCTTCTGTCCCTCCGCAGCTCGGTGAGGACCCAGCCAGGCGCAGTGAGCCATGCATGGCCTGGATGAACGCCCTGGTGGGACGCATCTTCTGGGACTTCCTCCGGGAGCCATACTGGGCCGAGCAAGTGTCCAACAAGATCCAGAAGAAGTTGAGCAAGATCAAG CTCCCATATTTCATGAATGAGCTGACGCTGACAGAGCTGGACATGGGCACATCCATCCCCTCAATCCTCAGTGCCTCCAGCCCCACTGTCAATGACCGAG GGCTCTGGGTGGACATGGAAGTCACCTACAGCAGCTCGTTGCAGATGACGCTTGAGACGAAGATGAACCTCTGcaagctggggaaggagagcgCTGCTGAGGAGAGCGGCCCAGCAGAGACAGGCGGAGAGGG GGCCAGGCCACGGCTGATCCTGCTGGCAGACAGCGACGCGGAGTCGTCCAGCGCCGGCTCCTCTGATGAGGAAGACGTCGCTACTGCAGAGCCCATGGGAGCCCTGGGGGAGAGGGTCCCACCACCCGGCACTGAGGG CCACATCAGCGGTAACAGCACAAGCCGGAAGATCCTGCGCTTCGTGGATAAGATCGCCAAGTCCAAGTACTTCCAGAAGGCCACTGAAAATGAGTTCATCAAAAAGAAGATCGAGGAGGTTTCCAACACGCCACTGCTGCTGACGGTGGaggtgcaggagctggcagggacctTGGCCGTGAACATCCCCCCGCCGCCAACGGACCGTATCTG GTACAGCTTCCGAGTCCCGCCCCAGCTGGAGCTGAAGGTGCGCCCAAAGCTGGGCGAGCGGGAGGTGACGTTCCTCCATGTCACTGAGTGGATTGAGAAGAAGCTGCAGCATGAATTTCAG AAAATTTTGGTGATGCCAAACATGGACGATCTCATCATTCCCATTATGCACTCTGGCCTGGATCCTCAGCCACCCACTGGGGGACCGCCCAGAGACCTACCAGCCAGGGGAGAGAAGAGGCCTTGA
- the LOC128913821 gene encoding testis-expressed protein 2-like isoform X3, translating to MSCPSTGSSMAPRASRNSLEGAQPTVMGSPGAPRSCSVAHGDADGQGRIGAGTCYALRWHGAELPPPIPSAAPAPSAMRAMADQAAVAADASPTLAPSPGSPRCGDTDGLMLHPTGNREDGGSRDGCGLIFAMDGDMKPLPSPQPGGMLLADLPRAPQPRLSPAKSRTAPSSPSVSPSESRAALLRLREARLEDTKRRLSEAVQEPLSRLSRLMAEESSPMSRAKAGTRGQEMGGHGAGGRRVRDWSPWEPTLNCRYEICSYGDVIQVVEVAQRDAEPQLPSPEEPPPARPGGTVPGRALASVALLAYGYFILPLPPYAAGLCLGLICGLVLGFLAILLFMPKPPPTARVPRGRLRPELLVGEPWETHHLQGWMNQLHVYDPELFHPSLTHSVLATLDGATLKLSYPKSNIPRRATFEEEILDAVFISHRYYDLTDAKVFLCPPSLARKRMWNKKYPICILLPDPADVECRSSEEHDAELQRDEGMKKVSVPGQDVPGDCRERYLYLFGRTGREKEEWYQHLVRASRGTPSSSHGEARGGVGPAPQSSGSSSGGSAEDIPSAIPSKDLEGSVQQIFLDYSTYMARFVPAQAGGSPDQSPSHGALGSPTPTKLGEDPARRSEPCMAWMNALVGRIFWDFLREPYWAEQVSNKIQKKLSKIKLPYFMNELTLTELDMGTSIPSILSASSPTVNDRGLWVDMEVTYSSSLQMTLETKMNLCKLGKESAAEESGPAETGGEGARPRLILLADSDAESSSAGSSDEEDVATAEPMGALGERVPPPGTEGHISGNSTSRKILRFVDKIAKSKYFQKATENEFIKKKIEEVSNTPLLLTVEVQELAGTLAVNIPPPPTDRIWYSFRVPPQLELKVRPKLGEREVTFLHVTEWIEKKLQHEFQKILVMPNMDDLIIPIMHSGLDPQPPTGGPPRDLPARGEKRP from the exons ATGAGCTGCCCATCCACTGGCAGCTCCATGGCCCCAAGGGCATCCCGAAATAGTCTGGAAGGTGCCCAGCCCACAGTGATGGGGTCCCCGGGGGCACCCCGCTCCTGCTCGGTGGCTCATGGTGATGCTGACGGGCAAGGCAGGATCGGGGCAGGGACATGCTATGCCTTGAGGTGGCACGGAGCTGAGCTGCCTCCTCCCATTCCTTCGGCAGCACCGGCACCGTCGGCAATGCGAGCGATGGCAGACCAGGCTGCGGTGGCAGCAGACGCCTCTCCAACCCTGGCACCGTCCCCGGGCTCACCTCGGTGCGGGGACACCGATGGGCTAATGCTCCATCCCACCGGCAACAGGGAGGACGGCGGCAGCCGGGATGGCTGCGGGCTCATTTTCGCCATGGATGGGGACATGAAACCTCTCCCCTCGCCCCAGCCCGGGGGGATGCTCCTGGCCGACCTCCCACgggccccccagccccggctgagCCCAGCCAAGTCCCGCACGGCCCCGTCCTCCCCCAGCGTATCCCCGTCAGAGAGCCGCGCTGCCTTGCTCCGGCTGCgggaggccaggctggaggacACCAAGAGACGGCTGTCGGAGGCCGTGCAGGAGCCCCTCAGCCGGCTCAGCCGGCTCATGGCCGAGGAGAGCAGCCCCATGTCCCGGGCAAAAGCGGGCACCAGGGGTCAGGAGATGgggggccatggggctgggggacgcCGGGTACGGGACTGGAGCCCCTGGGAGCCCACCCTGAACTGCCGCTATGAGATCTGCTCCTACGGGGATGTGATCCAGGTGGTGGAGGTGGCACAGAGGGATGCTGAGCCCCAGCTGCCATCCCCCGAGGAGCCACCGCCAGCACGGCCGGGGGGCACGGTGCCAGGCAGAGCCCTCGCCTCCGTCGCCCTCCTTGCCTACGGCTACTTCATCCTGCCGCTGCCACCCTATGCTGCCGGCCTCTGCCTGGGGCTCATCTGTGGGCTGGTGCTGGGCTTCCTCGCCATCCTCCTCTTCATGCCAAAGCCTCCGCCGACGGCACGGGTACCACGGGGCCGCCTGCGCCCTGAGCTGCTCGTGGGGGAGCCATGGGAAACCCACCACCTCCAG gGCTGGATGAACCAGCTGCACGTCTACGACCCCGAGCTTTTCCACCCCTCGCTGACGCACTCGGTGCTCGCCACGCTGGACGGGGCCACCCTCAAGCTCTCCTACCCCAAGAGCAACATCCCGCGCCGAGCCACCTTCGAGGAGGAAATCCTCGACGCCGTCTTCATCAGCCACCGCTACTACGACCTGACTGATGCCAAG GTcttcctctgcccccccagcctggcccgaAAGCGGATGTGGAACAAGAAATACCCCATCTGCATCCTCCTCCCTGATCCAGCAGACGTGGAGTGCAGAAGCAGTGAGGAGCACGATGCGGAGCTGCagagggatgaagggatgaagAAGGTGTCGGTGCCGGGGCAGGACGTCCCCGGGGACTGCAGGGAGAGGTACCTGTACCTCTTTGGGCGaacggggagggagaaggaggagtgGTACCAGCACCTCGTGCGAGCCTCCCGTGggacccccagcagcagccacggAGAAGCCAGGGGAG GCGTGGGACCAGCTCCgcagagcagcggcagcagcagtggAGGCAGTGCCGAGGACATCCCCTCCGCCATCCCGTCCAAGGACCTGGAGGGAAGCGTACAACAGATTTTCCTGGATTACAGCACCTACATGGCCCGATTTGTGCCAGCGCAGGCGGGGGGCAGCCCGGACCAGAGCCCCTCTCACGGAGCACTGGGCAGCCCCACGCCCACCAAG CTCGGTGAGGACCCAGCCAGGCGCAGTGAGCCATGCATGGCCTGGATGAACGCCCTGGTGGGACGCATCTTCTGGGACTTCCTCCGGGAGCCATACTGGGCCGAGCAAGTGTCCAACAAGATCCAGAAGAAGTTGAGCAAGATCAAG CTCCCATATTTCATGAATGAGCTGACGCTGACAGAGCTGGACATGGGCACATCCATCCCCTCAATCCTCAGTGCCTCCAGCCCCACTGTCAATGACCGAG GGCTCTGGGTGGACATGGAAGTCACCTACAGCAGCTCGTTGCAGATGACGCTTGAGACGAAGATGAACCTCTGcaagctggggaaggagagcgCTGCTGAGGAGAGCGGCCCAGCAGAGACAGGCGGAGAGGG GGCCAGGCCACGGCTGATCCTGCTGGCAGACAGCGACGCGGAGTCGTCCAGCGCCGGCTCCTCTGATGAGGAAGACGTCGCTACTGCAGAGCCCATGGGAGCCCTGGGGGAGAGGGTCCCACCACCCGGCACTGAGGG CCACATCAGCGGTAACAGCACAAGCCGGAAGATCCTGCGCTTCGTGGATAAGATCGCCAAGTCCAAGTACTTCCAGAAGGCCACTGAAAATGAGTTCATCAAAAAGAAGATCGAGGAGGTTTCCAACACGCCACTGCTGCTGACGGTGGaggtgcaggagctggcagggacctTGGCCGTGAACATCCCCCCGCCGCCAACGGACCGTATCTG GTACAGCTTCCGAGTCCCGCCCCAGCTGGAGCTGAAGGTGCGCCCAAAGCTGGGCGAGCGGGAGGTGACGTTCCTCCATGTCACTGAGTGGATTGAGAAGAAGCTGCAGCATGAATTTCAG AAAATTTTGGTGATGCCAAACATGGACGATCTCATCATTCCCATTATGCACTCTGGCCTGGATCCTCAGCCACCCACTGGGGGACCGCCCAGAGACCTACCAGCCAGGGGAGAGAAGAGGCCTTGA
- the LOC128913821 gene encoding testis-expressed protein 2-like isoform X1, protein MSCPSTGSSMAPRASRNSLEGAQPTVMGSPGAPRSCSVAHGDADGQGRIGAGTCYALRWHGAELPPPIPSAAPAPSAMRAMADQAAVAADASPTLAPSPGSPRCGDTDGLMLHPTGNREDGGSRDGCGLIFAMDGDMKPLPSPQPGGMLLADLPRAPQPRLSPAKSRTAPSSPSVSPSESRAALLRLREARLEDTKRRLSEAVQEPLSRLSRLMAEESSPMSRAKAGTRGQEMGGHGAGGRRVRDWSPWEPTLNCRYEICSYGDVIQVVEVAQRDAEPQLPSPEEPPPARPGGTVPGRALASVALLAYGYFILPLPPYAAGLCLGLICGLVLGFLAILLFMPKPPPTARVPRGRLRPELLVGEPWETHHLQGWMNQLHVYDPELFHPSLTHSVLATLDGATLKLSYPKSNIPRRATFEEEILDAVFISHRYYDLTDAKVFLCPPSLARKRMWNKKYPICILLPDPADVECRSSEEHDAELQRDEGMKKVSVPGQDVPGDCRERYLYLFGRTGREKEEWYQHLVRASRGTPSSSHGEARGGVGPAPQSSGSSSGGSAEDIPSAIPSKDLEGSVQQIFLDYSTYMARFVPAQAGGSPDQSPSHGALGSPTPTKVSVTNPALGAEHEAKRGLTDPVCSHFQSCGSSPPSWHRGLSSQATVQGSAQPVGPTTHGATSLQGLAASVPPQLGEDPARRSEPCMAWMNALVGRIFWDFLREPYWAEQVSNKIQKKLSKIKLPYFMNELTLTELDMGTSIPSILSASSPTVNDRGLWVDMEVTYSSSLQMTLETKMNLCKLGKESAAEESGPAETGGEGARPRLILLADSDAESSSAGSSDEEDVATAEPMGALGERVPPPGTEGHISGNSTSRKILRFVDKIAKSKYFQKATENEFIKKKIEEVSNTPLLLTVEVQELAGTLAVNIPPPPTDRIWYSFRVPPQLELKVRPKLGEREVTFLHVTEWIEKKLQHEFQKILVMPNMDDLIIPIMHSGLDPQPPTGGPPRDLPARGEKRP, encoded by the exons ATGAGCTGCCCATCCACTGGCAGCTCCATGGCCCCAAGGGCATCCCGAAATAGTCTGGAAGGTGCCCAGCCCACAGTGATGGGGTCCCCGGGGGCACCCCGCTCCTGCTCGGTGGCTCATGGTGATGCTGACGGGCAAGGCAGGATCGGGGCAGGGACATGCTATGCCTTGAGGTGGCACGGAGCTGAGCTGCCTCCTCCCATTCCTTCGGCAGCACCGGCACCGTCGGCAATGCGAGCGATGGCAGACCAGGCTGCGGTGGCAGCAGACGCCTCTCCAACCCTGGCACCGTCCCCGGGCTCACCTCGGTGCGGGGACACCGATGGGCTAATGCTCCATCCCACCGGCAACAGGGAGGACGGCGGCAGCCGGGATGGCTGCGGGCTCATTTTCGCCATGGATGGGGACATGAAACCTCTCCCCTCGCCCCAGCCCGGGGGGATGCTCCTGGCCGACCTCCCACgggccccccagccccggctgagCCCAGCCAAGTCCCGCACGGCCCCGTCCTCCCCCAGCGTATCCCCGTCAGAGAGCCGCGCTGCCTTGCTCCGGCTGCgggaggccaggctggaggacACCAAGAGACGGCTGTCGGAGGCCGTGCAGGAGCCCCTCAGCCGGCTCAGCCGGCTCATGGCCGAGGAGAGCAGCCCCATGTCCCGGGCAAAAGCGGGCACCAGGGGTCAGGAGATGgggggccatggggctgggggacgcCGGGTACGGGACTGGAGCCCCTGGGAGCCCACCCTGAACTGCCGCTATGAGATCTGCTCCTACGGGGATGTGATCCAGGTGGTGGAGGTGGCACAGAGGGATGCTGAGCCCCAGCTGCCATCCCCCGAGGAGCCACCGCCAGCACGGCCGGGGGGCACGGTGCCAGGCAGAGCCCTCGCCTCCGTCGCCCTCCTTGCCTACGGCTACTTCATCCTGCCGCTGCCACCCTATGCTGCCGGCCTCTGCCTGGGGCTCATCTGTGGGCTGGTGCTGGGCTTCCTCGCCATCCTCCTCTTCATGCCAAAGCCTCCGCCGACGGCACGGGTACCACGGGGCCGCCTGCGCCCTGAGCTGCTCGTGGGGGAGCCATGGGAAACCCACCACCTCCAG gGCTGGATGAACCAGCTGCACGTCTACGACCCCGAGCTTTTCCACCCCTCGCTGACGCACTCGGTGCTCGCCACGCTGGACGGGGCCACCCTCAAGCTCTCCTACCCCAAGAGCAACATCCCGCGCCGAGCCACCTTCGAGGAGGAAATCCTCGACGCCGTCTTCATCAGCCACCGCTACTACGACCTGACTGATGCCAAG GTcttcctctgcccccccagcctggcccgaAAGCGGATGTGGAACAAGAAATACCCCATCTGCATCCTCCTCCCTGATCCAGCAGACGTGGAGTGCAGAAGCAGTGAGGAGCACGATGCGGAGCTGCagagggatgaagggatgaagAAGGTGTCGGTGCCGGGGCAGGACGTCCCCGGGGACTGCAGGGAGAGGTACCTGTACCTCTTTGGGCGaacggggagggagaaggaggagtgGTACCAGCACCTCGTGCGAGCCTCCCGTGggacccccagcagcagccacggAGAAGCCAGGGGAG GCGTGGGACCAGCTCCgcagagcagcggcagcagcagtggAGGCAGTGCCGAGGACATCCCCTCCGCCATCCCGTCCAAGGACCTGGAGGGAAGCGTACAACAGATTTTCCTGGATTACAGCACCTACATGGCCCGATTTGTGCCAGCGCAGGCGGGGGGCAGCCCGGACCAGAGCCCCTCTCACGGAGCACTGGGCAGCCCCACGCCCACCAAGGTGAGTGTGACAAATCCAGCACTGGGAGCAGAACACGAGGCTAAGCGGGGGCTGACGGACCCTGTGTGCAGCCACTTCCAGTCCTGTGGTTCGTCTCCTCCCTCCTGGCACCGCGGTTTGAGCAGCCAAGCCACAGTGCAGGGGAGCGCCCAGCCAGTGGGTCCCACCACTCATGGCGCCACCTCGCTCCAGGGGCTCGCGGCTTCTGTCCCTCCGCAGCTCGGTGAGGACCCAGCCAGGCGCAGTGAGCCATGCATGGCCTGGATGAACGCCCTGGTGGGACGCATCTTCTGGGACTTCCTCCGGGAGCCATACTGGGCCGAGCAAGTGTCCAACAAGATCCAGAAGAAGTTGAGCAAGATCAAG CTCCCATATTTCATGAATGAGCTGACGCTGACAGAGCTGGACATGGGCACATCCATCCCCTCAATCCTCAGTGCCTCCAGCCCCACTGTCAATGACCGAG GGCTCTGGGTGGACATGGAAGTCACCTACAGCAGCTCGTTGCAGATGACGCTTGAGACGAAGATGAACCTCTGcaagctggggaaggagagcgCTGCTGAGGAGAGCGGCCCAGCAGAGACAGGCGGAGAGGG GGCCAGGCCACGGCTGATCCTGCTGGCAGACAGCGACGCGGAGTCGTCCAGCGCCGGCTCCTCTGATGAGGAAGACGTCGCTACTGCAGAGCCCATGGGAGCCCTGGGGGAGAGGGTCCCACCACCCGGCACTGAGGG CCACATCAGCGGTAACAGCACAAGCCGGAAGATCCTGCGCTTCGTGGATAAGATCGCCAAGTCCAAGTACTTCCAGAAGGCCACTGAAAATGAGTTCATCAAAAAGAAGATCGAGGAGGTTTCCAACACGCCACTGCTGCTGACGGTGGaggtgcaggagctggcagggacctTGGCCGTGAACATCCCCCCGCCGCCAACGGACCGTATCTG GTACAGCTTCCGAGTCCCGCCCCAGCTGGAGCTGAAGGTGCGCCCAAAGCTGGGCGAGCGGGAGGTGACGTTCCTCCATGTCACTGAGTGGATTGAGAAGAAGCTGCAGCATGAATTTCAG AAAATTTTGGTGATGCCAAACATGGACGATCTCATCATTCCCATTATGCACTCTGGCCTGGATCCTCAGCCACCCACTGGGGGACCGCCCAGAGACCTACCAGCCAGGGGAGAGAAGAGGCCTTGA